A genomic stretch from Natronomonas gomsonensis includes:
- a CDS encoding DUF5795 family protein translates to MADNRVVEGRMVTPGKLAELIEGERVMDAEGIEDTDRDCPDCGGDVISVGYMPSVTEFVTGYKCQDCGWSETDR, encoded by the coding sequence ATGGCCGACAACCGCGTCGTCGAGGGTCGAATGGTAACTCCCGGAAAACTCGCCGAACTCATCGAAGGCGAGCGTGTGATGGACGCCGAAGGCATCGAGGACACCGACCGAGACTGTCCCGACTGCGGTGGCGATGTCATCTCGGTGGGCTACATGCCGAGCGTCACCGAGTTCGTCACCGGATATAAATGTCAGGATTGTGGTTGGAGCGAAACCGACCGCTAA
- a CDS encoding pyridoxal phosphate-dependent aminotransferase, with translation MHEPTDRVRRAERSQIRVMYDLAARTEGDIVRLEVGEPDFDTPAHVVEAAATAAREGATHYTSNAGLPECRRAICDAMATDYGVEHDPEEVVVTVGGMEALHLATLATVGPDEELLYPGPAWPNYVTQAFLADGEPVEVSMAPETGFDLDADRLIDRMGPTTAAVVLTTPSNPTGRVYDPEAIRAVVEAAADHGVYVIADEVYTGLTYDREPRGVAALCGHPDHVLTVGSCSKTYAMTGWRLGWLAGNRDVVDEILKIRESTTACASSVSQHAAIAALTGPQDPFEEMYNAFRRRRDYVVDRIEAIDGLSAPRPEGAFYAFLDPEVEGDSLTFAKYLLEEHGVVLAPGSGFGTAGEGRLRLSFANSMDRLEAGLDRIEAGTASY, from the coding sequence ATGCACGAACCGACCGACCGGGTCCGGCGAGCAGAGCGTTCACAGATTCGCGTCATGTACGACCTCGCGGCCCGGACGGAGGGCGACATCGTCCGCCTGGAGGTCGGCGAACCGGACTTCGACACGCCGGCACACGTCGTCGAGGCGGCCGCGACCGCGGCCCGCGAGGGAGCCACTCACTACACCTCCAACGCCGGTCTCCCGGAGTGCCGACGGGCGATATGCGACGCGATGGCGACAGACTACGGCGTCGAACACGACCCCGAGGAGGTCGTCGTCACCGTCGGCGGAATGGAGGCCCTCCACCTGGCGACGCTGGCCACCGTCGGGCCGGACGAGGAGTTACTGTACCCGGGGCCGGCGTGGCCCAACTACGTGACGCAGGCGTTTCTCGCCGACGGCGAACCGGTGGAGGTGTCGATGGCGCCCGAAACCGGCTTCGACCTCGACGCCGACCGACTCATCGACCGAATGGGACCGACGACGGCGGCAGTCGTTCTCACGACACCCTCGAACCCGACGGGACGGGTCTACGACCCGGAGGCGATTCGGGCGGTCGTCGAGGCGGCCGCCGACCACGGCGTCTACGTCATCGCTGACGAGGTGTACACCGGGTTGACCTACGACCGCGAACCGCGCGGCGTCGCAGCGCTCTGCGGCCATCCCGACCACGTCCTCACGGTCGGGTCCTGTTCGAAGACCTACGCGATGACCGGCTGGCGTCTCGGATGGCTCGCGGGCAATAGGGACGTCGTCGACGAGATACTGAAGATACGGGAGTCGACGACGGCCTGTGCGTCGAGCGTCTCACAGCACGCGGCCATCGCGGCGCTCACCGGCCCACAGGACCCCTTCGAGGAGATGTACAACGCGTTCCGTCGTCGCCGCGACTACGTCGTCGACCGCATCGAGGCTATCGACGGCCTGTCGGCACCCAGACCGGAAGGAGCCTTCTACGCGTTTCTCGACCCCGAAGTCGAGGGCGACTCCCTCACGTTCGCGAAGTATCTTCTCGAGGAACACGGCGTCGTTCTGGCGCCCGGAAGCGGCTTCGGAACGGCCGGCGAGGGGCGACTTCGACTCTCCTTTGCCAACTCGATGGACCGTCTCGAAGCCGGACTGGACCGAATCGAAGCCGGCACCGCGTCGTACTGA
- a CDS encoding outer membrane protein assembly factor BamB family protein: MSESGGRQNGRGRVGRRRFLGGAGAAAVAALAGCTSLPGLGYDREQSSFEPEILPYDQTYPPRDDVTMFRRGTRRLGYYPDAVVPQSVDVEWSIPMNEIGHTAAKSSPRPTPVGDRLIIPDDTGKLHGVTPDGERQWTTETGASTSLGFHGTPTIVGDTGYIGGYDGSMYAFDVRSGEIVWKTSNWRLHGAIAIGSSPAYWDGVLYVVAEYNYPWQEPSGTMWALDAESGRPLWHDDRLWGMPHPSTAIDPATERMLTGSNDGVCYCWEFPSLEPVWEFETDAEIKGTIPTYEGGAFVGSWDGYFYRLDLEDGSEEWSFETGAVTMSNPGIDPDSGVVYVGSDDRHVHALDTETGEELWSTYVGGHVIGSLTVTADAVLVGSYDTNLYALEKDTGDVRWRVGNIGHVTSEAVPHDGRIYYAERADISGYWNDDAEAVVETPGHAYCLQPTS; the protein is encoded by the coding sequence ATGTCCGAATCCGGAGGCCGCCAGAATGGGCGTGGTCGAGTCGGAAGGCGTCGGTTTCTCGGAGGCGCCGGTGCCGCCGCGGTCGCCGCCCTCGCCGGTTGTACGAGCCTACCGGGACTCGGCTACGACCGTGAGCAGTCGTCGTTCGAACCCGAGATTCTCCCCTACGACCAGACGTACCCACCCAGAGACGACGTGACGATGTTCCGCCGCGGAACCCGACGGTTGGGGTATTACCCCGACGCGGTCGTCCCCCAGTCGGTCGACGTCGAGTGGTCGATACCGATGAACGAAATCGGCCACACGGCCGCGAAATCAAGTCCCCGACCGACGCCGGTCGGCGATCGCCTCATCATCCCCGACGACACCGGCAAACTGCACGGCGTGACACCCGACGGCGAACGCCAGTGGACCACCGAGACGGGGGCTTCGACCAGCCTCGGCTTCCACGGTACGCCGACCATCGTCGGGGACACTGGCTACATCGGCGGCTACGATGGGTCGATGTACGCCTTCGATGTCCGGAGCGGCGAGATAGTGTGGAAAACCTCAAACTGGCGGCTTCACGGTGCCATCGCCATCGGCTCCAGCCCCGCCTACTGGGACGGCGTCCTCTACGTCGTCGCCGAGTACAACTACCCCTGGCAGGAGCCCTCGGGTACGATGTGGGCGCTCGACGCCGAGTCGGGGCGACCGTTGTGGCACGACGACAGGCTCTGGGGGATGCCACACCCCTCGACCGCTATCGACCCCGCCACCGAGCGAATGCTCACCGGCTCTAACGACGGCGTCTGCTACTGCTGGGAGTTCCCCTCCCTCGAACCAGTCTGGGAGTTCGAAACCGACGCCGAAATCAAGGGCACCATCCCGACCTACGAGGGCGGCGCATTCGTCGGGTCCTGGGACGGCTACTTCTATCGGCTTGACCTCGAAGACGGCAGCGAAGAGTGGTCCTTCGAGACGGGTGCCGTCACCATGTCGAACCCAGGCATCGACCCCGATTCGGGCGTCGTCTATGTCGGTAGCGACGACCGACACGTCCACGCGCTGGACACCGAGACGGGCGAGGAGCTGTGGTCGACGTACGTCGGTGGACACGTCATCGGGTCGCTCACCGTCACCGCCGACGCCGTCCTCGTCGGTTCCTACGACACCAATCTGTACGCCCTCGAAAAGGACACCGGCGACGTTCGCTGGCGCGTCGGGAACATCGGCCACGTGACCAGCGAAGCGGTGCCACACGATGGCCGTATCTACTACGCCGAACGGGCGGACATCTCCGGCTACTGGAACGACGACGCCGAAGCCGTCGTCGAAACGCCGGGACACGCCTACTGTCTCCAGCCCACATCTTGA
- a CDS encoding 2Fe-2S iron-sulfur cluster-binding protein: MTEHVPVTVIDGEYETTIEVPRGTVLRDALSKRGFEVYGSVSRIANCGGRGLCGTCGVRIEAAPEPSQWHDAAAERWGYPRLSCQIRVEEPLRVELLEKVLWGQVLPD, encoded by the coding sequence ATGACCGAGCACGTTCCAGTGACCGTCATCGACGGGGAGTACGAGACGACCATCGAGGTGCCGCGGGGGACGGTGCTTCGAGACGCCCTTTCCAAGCGGGGCTTTGAGGTGTATGGCTCGGTGTCACGGATTGCGAACTGCGGCGGCCGGGGACTGTGTGGCACCTGCGGTGTCCGAATCGAGGCCGCCCCCGAGCCATCGCAGTGGCACGACGCGGCCGCCGAGCGCTGGGGGTATCCGCGACTGTCCTGTCAGATTCGGGTAGAAGAACCCCTCCGAGTCGAACTACTCGAAAAAGTCCTCTGGGGACAGGTACTCCCGGATTAG
- a CDS encoding archaea-specific SMC-related protein, protein MSTKQTETGSRISVRNIGGIDEAEVDFEPGVTVLAGRNATNRTSLLQAIMAALGSDNVSMKGDAEEAHVELTIGEETYTRTLQRRNEAVQTSGDPYLDDPTVADLFAFLLESNEARRAVVTDADLRDLIMRPVDTDEIQAEIDRLVEERRNLSEEIDELDSLKDRLPSLEEKRTRLRNQIEETTSELEALEEQIESKDADVEQSREEQAELEAKLEELRETRSDLEDVRYELETEEDSLQSLRAEKQDVESEYEELPETPAGDLEEIESRIDTLRTRKQSLESELNELQSVIGFNQEMLEESGDEVSDALRDGDRDGEGVTDELLPDDSVTCWTCGSEVDAAQIESTIEKLRSLSQETVSEINDIDDELEELKGKRRDRKDQQRRRERLDRRKRELEDEIEETEVRIERLSERREDLREEIETVEGEIEELEDDSYEEVLDLHKEANQLEYDLGTLETDLERVEDNIETIEERLEGEAELEARKDEVSEEIQELRTKIERIEQQAIEAFNEHMETVLDRLEYDNLARIWLERTEKRVREGRRKVTKSVFDLHIIRQTESGTTYEDTVDHLSESEREVTGLIFALAGYLAHEVYETVPFMVLDSLEAIDANRIATLVEYVAGYSEYLVVALLPEDAANVEADRRIESF, encoded by the coding sequence ATGAGTACGAAGCAGACCGAAACGGGTAGCCGAATTTCGGTCCGTAACATCGGAGGAATCGACGAGGCCGAAGTCGACTTCGAGCCGGGGGTGACGGTGCTGGCGGGCCGCAACGCCACCAACAGGACATCGTTGCTGCAGGCCATCATGGCCGCACTCGGAAGCGACAACGTCTCGATGAAAGGCGACGCCGAGGAGGCCCACGTGGAGTTGACCATCGGTGAGGAAACGTACACGCGGACGCTTCAGCGCCGGAACGAAGCGGTACAGACCAGCGGCGACCCCTACCTCGATGACCCCACGGTCGCAGACCTCTTTGCGTTTCTCTTGGAGTCCAACGAAGCCCGCCGGGCCGTCGTGACCGATGCGGACCTCCGTGACCTCATCATGCGACCCGTCGACACCGACGAGATTCAGGCCGAAATCGATCGACTCGTCGAGGAGCGGCGGAACCTCTCCGAGGAAATCGACGAACTGGACTCGCTCAAGGACCGACTGCCGTCGCTGGAAGAAAAGCGCACCCGTCTCCGAAACCAAATCGAGGAGACGACGTCGGAACTCGAAGCGCTCGAAGAGCAAATCGAATCCAAGGACGCCGACGTCGAACAGAGCCGCGAGGAACAGGCCGAACTCGAGGCGAAACTGGAGGAACTGCGCGAGACGCGTTCGGACCTCGAAGATGTCCGGTACGAACTGGAGACCGAAGAGGATAGCCTCCAGTCGCTTCGGGCCGAAAAACAGGACGTCGAGTCGGAGTACGAGGAACTCCCGGAGACGCCGGCGGGTGACTTAGAGGAAATCGAGAGCCGAATCGACACGCTTCGGACCCGGAAACAGAGTCTGGAGTCCGAATTGAACGAACTCCAGAGCGTCATCGGGTTCAATCAGGAGATGCTCGAGGAGTCCGGCGACGAGGTATCGGATGCCCTCCGTGACGGCGACCGCGATGGCGAGGGCGTAACCGACGAACTCCTCCCCGACGACAGCGTGACGTGTTGGACCTGCGGGAGCGAAGTCGACGCCGCTCAAATCGAGTCGACCATCGAAAAACTGCGAAGTCTAAGTCAGGAGACGGTCAGCGAAATCAACGACATCGACGACGAGCTCGAGGAGTTGAAGGGGAAGCGCCGGGACCGAAAGGACCAACAGCGCCGGCGTGAACGCCTCGACCGCCGCAAACGGGAACTCGAAGACGAAATCGAGGAGACGGAGGTCCGCATCGAACGGCTCTCCGAGCGCCGGGAAGACCTCCGCGAGGAAATCGAGACCGTCGAAGGGGAAATCGAAGAACTCGAAGACGACTCCTACGAGGAGGTCCTCGACCTCCACAAGGAGGCCAATCAGCTCGAATACGACCTCGGAACCCTCGAAACCGACCTCGAACGCGTCGAGGACAACATCGAGACCATCGAAGAGCGGCTTGAGGGGGAGGCCGAACTCGAAGCCCGAAAAGACGAGGTTTCGGAGGAGATTCAGGAGTTGCGAACGAAAATCGAACGCATCGAACAGCAGGCAATCGAGGCGTTCAACGAACACATGGAGACAGTTCTGGACCGTCTCGAGTACGACAACCTCGCCCGTATCTGGCTGGAGCGAACGGAGAAGCGAGTGCGGGAGGGGCGTCGGAAGGTCACCAAGAGCGTCTTCGATTTACACATCATTCGACAGACCGAGTCCGGGACGACCTACGAGGACACCGTCGACCACCTCTCGGAGAGCGAACGCGAAGTGACGGGACTCATCTTCGCACTCGCCGGCTATCTGGCCCACGAAGTGTACGAGACCGTTCCGTTCATGGTTCTCGACTCCTTGGAGGCCATCGACGCGAACCGAATCGCGACGCTCGTCGAGTACGTCGCGGGGTACAGCGAGTATCTCGTCGTCGCGTTGCTGCCCGAAGACGCAGCGAACGTCGAGGCGGACCGTCGCATCGAGTCGTTCTGA
- a CDS encoding DUF5794 domain-containing protein, with translation MSASRHPIALRLERQVGEGTRLLATVMALPLIDGIFTALIVAGAVSDLLGMVEVGLLIFGGSATLAVVLAEMEGSRRDRVKNVLLVGAIVVPLAAVQATIAPTIASVLDMVIFERFAALVILAIAAKTASATVGEYLPRPSVIIGLGLVASFRPTAFEFGFVADPMFVVYGTGAAVVGVAFALAVAGLGPWLRGNVDIDRFRFGSAVALGVLPLTILEVGPITGEEPLALIVLAVTGLFAFNPEGAMDAPADDADAAAATDGGEPDDPFEEDVEDAVERVDDEESTAPGSPEGDRAPWL, from the coding sequence ATGAGCGCATCACGCCACCCGATTGCGTTACGCCTTGAGCGACAGGTCGGTGAAGGCACGCGCCTGCTTGCGACGGTCATGGCGCTGCCGCTCATCGACGGCATCTTCACGGCGCTCATCGTCGCCGGCGCGGTTTCGGACCTCCTCGGTATGGTCGAGGTCGGGCTGCTCATCTTCGGCGGTAGCGCGACGCTCGCCGTCGTCCTCGCCGAGATGGAGGGCTCCCGACGCGACCGCGTGAAGAACGTCCTGCTCGTCGGCGCAATCGTCGTCCCGCTCGCAGCGGTGCAGGCGACTATCGCCCCGACCATCGCATCCGTGCTCGATATGGTCATCTTCGAGCGTTTCGCCGCACTCGTCATCCTCGCCATCGCGGCGAAGACCGCAAGCGCCACCGTCGGTGAATATCTCCCCCGACCCAGCGTCATCATCGGCCTCGGTCTCGTGGCGAGTTTCCGACCGACCGCCTTCGAGTTCGGCTTCGTCGCCGACCCGATGTTCGTCGTCTACGGCACCGGTGCCGCCGTCGTCGGCGTCGCCTTCGCGCTGGCCGTCGCCGGCCTCGGGCCATGGCTCCGCGGGAACGTGGACATCGACCGCTTCCGCTTCGGGAGCGCGGTCGCGTTGGGTGTCCTCCCGCTGACCATCCTCGAAGTCGGCCCCATCACGGGCGAAGAACCGCTGGCGCTCATCGTCCTCGCGGTCACCGGCCTCTTCGCCTTCAACCCTGAAGGCGCGATGGATGCACCGGCCGATGACGCGGATGCCGCGGCCGCAACCGATGGCGGTGAACCCGACGACCCCTTCGAGGAAGACGTCGAGGACGCCGTCGAACGCGTCGACGACGAGGAATCCACCGCTCCCGGAAGTCCCGAGGGCGACCGCGCCCCGTGGCTGTAA
- the rdfA gene encoding rod-determining factor RdfA → MDQSDDTSGSGRGRRSKVARLIEEYDLQGLGAELEQRWTADEDRSSLRELAAQFNQELLREALEAANVQHLDGELENTYRLLTDDDVSSAESTRIQRRLERDGVDVDALQQDFVTYQAIRTYLKEYRGAEYTPAETDPLEREATNVQKLRGRMVSVTEGKLEQLRDGGHLTLGEFRTLAEIQVICEDCNTQFDVLELFDRGGCNCASE, encoded by the coding sequence ATGGACCAGTCCGACGACACATCGGGGTCCGGGCGTGGCCGGCGGAGCAAGGTCGCCCGGCTCATCGAGGAGTACGACCTCCAGGGTCTCGGCGCGGAACTCGAACAGCGCTGGACCGCCGACGAGGACCGGAGCAGCCTCCGGGAGTTGGCCGCACAGTTCAATCAGGAACTCCTCCGAGAGGCCCTCGAAGCGGCGAACGTCCAACACCTCGATGGGGAACTGGAAAACACCTACCGGCTGTTGACGGACGACGACGTGAGCAGTGCGGAATCAACGCGAATTCAACGGCGGCTCGAACGCGACGGCGTCGACGTCGACGCCCTACAACAGGACTTCGTCACGTATCAGGCGATTCGGACGTATCTCAAGGAGTACCGGGGCGCCGAGTACACGCCCGCCGAGACCGACCCACTGGAGCGGGAGGCGACGAACGTCCAGAAACTGCGCGGACGGATGGTTTCGGTCACCGAGGGAAAACTCGAACAGCTCCGTGACGGTGGCCACCTCACGCTCGGTGAGTTCCGGACGCTGGCGGAGATTCAGGTCATCTGTGAGGACTGCAACACCCAGTTCGACGTTCTCGAACTGTTCGACCGCGGTGGCTGTAACTGCGCTTCGGAGTGA